The proteins below come from a single Streptomyces spongiicola genomic window:
- a CDS encoding alpha/beta hydrolase family protein: protein MFRTRGVPKRRTRRPVVWALVGALLAAAGLGGVVAWQHTYALREEKVSLRHRGRLLDGVLARPERGEGPFGLVVFVHGDGPTDATHETFYRPMWESFARAGYASLSFSKPGVAGSEGDWLDQSMADRADEALAAVRWARDRPDIDGRRVGLWGASQAGWVLPAAAAEDRRLQFVIAVSPAVNWKRQGRYNLLAELRRDGAGAERRDAALRRREATLRLLERGASFAEYRAAIAGPGRMTRARWGFAVRNHRSDATADLRAMRGTPVLLVTAGHDVNVDVAETEAVYRGVLPAASLTVAHYPGATHSLVDRDLERSRWRLTLAAVFGPRKLYTEGFLADQARFVSQRPVGPGTP, encoded by the coding sequence GTGTTCCGTACGCGGGGAGTGCCGAAGCGGCGCACACGGCGCCCGGTGGTCTGGGCGCTGGTGGGCGCGCTGCTGGCGGCCGCGGGGCTCGGGGGAGTGGTGGCGTGGCAGCACACCTACGCGCTGCGCGAGGAGAAGGTGTCCCTGCGGCACCGGGGCAGGCTGCTCGACGGGGTGCTGGCCCGGCCCGAACGAGGGGAGGGGCCGTTCGGCCTGGTCGTCTTCGTCCACGGCGACGGGCCCACGGACGCGACGCACGAGACGTTCTACCGGCCGATGTGGGAGTCCTTCGCCCGAGCCGGTTACGCCTCGCTGTCGTTCAGCAAGCCCGGCGTCGCCGGCTCGGAGGGCGACTGGCTGGACCAGAGCATGGCGGACCGGGCCGACGAGGCGCTCGCCGCCGTGCGATGGGCCCGTGACCGGCCCGACATCGACGGCCGCCGCGTCGGGCTGTGGGGCGCGAGCCAGGCCGGCTGGGTCCTGCCCGCGGCCGCCGCGGAGGACCGGCGGCTGCAGTTCGTCATCGCCGTCTCCCCGGCCGTCAACTGGAAGCGCCAGGGCCGCTACAACCTCCTCGCCGAGCTGCGCCGGGACGGCGCGGGAGCCGAGCGGAGGGACGCGGCACTGCGCCGCCGGGAGGCCACCCTGCGCCTGCTGGAGCGGGGGGCGTCCTTCGCCGAGTACCGGGCAGCGATCGCCGGCCCGGGCCGCATGACGCGCGCGCGGTGGGGGTTCGCCGTCCGCAACCACCGCTCGGACGCCACCGCGGACCTGAGGGCGATGCGCGGCACCCCCGTCCTGCTGGTGACCGCCGGCCACGACGTCAACGTGGACGTCGCCGAGACCGAGGCCGTCTACCGCGGGGTGCTGCCGGCGGCGTCCCTGACCGTCGCGCACTATCCCGGCGCCACCCACTCCCTGGTCGACCGCGATCTGGAGCGCTCGCGGTGGCGGTTGACACTGGCCGCCGTCTTCGGGCCCCGGAAGCTGTACACCGAGGGGTTCCTCGCGGACCAGGCCCGGTTCGTCTCGCAGCGCCCCGTCGGCCCGGGGACACCGTGA
- the fmdA gene encoding formamidase — translation MPEVVFSVDQSKSMRDQDVPGHNRWHPDVPTVAMVKPGAEFRVECRDWTDCQVGNNDSANDVRDIDLTIPHMLSGPIGVEGAEPGDLLVVDILDLGPVPQQTGDMAGQSWGYTGIFAKANGGGFLTDYFPDAYKAVWDFHGQQAVSRHLPGVRFTGITHPGLFGTAPSAEMLARWNTREQALIDTDPNRVPPLAVPPDSTNALAGTASGDLAKRIGAEGARTVPARENGGNHDIKNFTRGSRVYYPVHVKDAKLSGGDLHFSQGDGEITFCGAIEMGGFIDFHVDLIKGGMETYGISTNPVFVPGNVEPRYTEFLTFIGISVDHDTDTNFYLDATLAYRRACLNAVEYLKKFGYSGEQAYLLIGSAPIEGRISGIVDIPNACCSLYVPTAIFDFDVRPTAEGPAKADRGTCAMSSA, via the coding sequence ATGCCCGAAGTGGTATTCAGTGTGGACCAGAGCAAGTCGATGCGCGACCAGGACGTGCCCGGACACAACAGGTGGCACCCGGACGTCCCCACCGTCGCCATGGTGAAGCCGGGAGCGGAGTTCCGCGTGGAGTGCCGCGACTGGACCGACTGCCAGGTCGGCAACAACGACTCCGCCAACGACGTACGCGACATCGACCTGACCATCCCCCATATGCTCAGCGGCCCGATAGGCGTGGAGGGCGCCGAGCCCGGCGACCTGCTCGTCGTCGACATCCTCGACCTCGGCCCCGTGCCGCAGCAGACCGGCGACATGGCGGGCCAGAGCTGGGGCTACACCGGCATCTTCGCCAAGGCCAACGGCGGCGGCTTCCTGACGGACTACTTCCCGGACGCCTACAAGGCGGTATGGGACTTCCACGGGCAGCAGGCCGTGTCCCGTCATCTGCCCGGGGTCCGTTTCACCGGGATCACCCACCCCGGGCTGTTCGGAACGGCGCCCTCGGCCGAGATGCTCGCCCGCTGGAACACCCGTGAGCAGGCGCTGATCGACACGGACCCGAACCGGGTCCCGCCGCTCGCCGTACCGCCGGACAGCACCAACGCCCTCGCCGGCACGGCGAGCGGTGACCTCGCCAAGCGGATCGGGGCGGAGGGCGCGCGCACGGTGCCGGCCCGCGAGAACGGAGGCAACCACGACATCAAGAACTTCACCCGCGGTTCACGGGTCTACTACCCCGTACACGTCAAGGACGCCAAACTCTCCGGCGGCGACCTGCACTTCAGTCAGGGCGACGGAGAGATCACGTTCTGCGGAGCCATCGAGATGGGCGGCTTCATCGACTTCCACGTCGACCTGATCAAGGGCGGCATGGAGACGTACGGCATCTCCACCAACCCCGTGTTCGTCCCGGGCAATGTCGAGCCAAGGTACACGGAGTTCCTCACCTTCATCGGGATCTCCGTCGACCACGACACCGACACGAACTTCTATCTGGACGCGACGCTCGCCTACCGGCGGGCCTGCCTCAACGCCGTCGAGTACCTGAAGAAGTTCGGCTACAGCGGAGAGCAGGCCTATCTGCTCATCGGTTCCGCTCCCATCGAGGGGCGCATCAGCGGCATCGTCGACATCCCCAACGCCTGCTGCTCGCTGTACGTCCCCACCGCCATATTCGACTTCGACGTCCGGCCCACCGCCGAAGGCCCGGCGAAGGCCGACCGCGGCACCTGCGCCATGAGCAGCGCCTGA
- a CDS encoding GNAT family N-acetyltransferase, which yields METAADGARESEGGGPVVRRGVPEGSAARVAALYWEAFGRKLGPALNPPDTGRAFIAAHLHHDRGVVALSGGRVVGVAGYRLGRRALTGGGVREVLSAYGMLRGLPRLAVLALLERTPDAGELVMDGIAVDAAHRGKGTGGLLLREIAAVAAENRCHRVRLDVIDTNPRARALYERHGFTAHRTEQTPYLRGLMGFGAVTTMHRPVTAADVTSRRKTP from the coding sequence ATGGAGACGGCGGCGGACGGGGCCCGGGAATCCGAGGGCGGCGGCCCGGTGGTACGCAGAGGCGTCCCCGAGGGCAGCGCAGCCCGGGTGGCGGCGCTGTACTGGGAGGCGTTCGGCCGGAAGCTCGGCCCGGCGCTCAACCCACCGGACACGGGGCGGGCGTTCATCGCGGCCCATCTGCACCACGACCGGGGTGTCGTCGCGCTGTCCGGCGGCCGGGTGGTGGGGGTGGCCGGCTACCGGCTGGGCCGCCGCGCCCTCACCGGCGGCGGTGTGCGGGAGGTCCTGTCCGCCTACGGCATGCTCCGCGGCCTGCCGCGACTGGCGGTCCTGGCCCTGCTCGAACGCACTCCCGACGCGGGGGAACTGGTCATGGACGGCATCGCCGTCGACGCGGCACACCGCGGCAAGGGCACCGGCGGCCTCCTCCTTCGCGAGATCGCCGCCGTCGCCGCCGAGAACCGCTGCCACCGCGTCCGCCTGGACGTCATCGACACCAACCCCCGCGCCAGGGCGCTGTACGAGCGGCACGGATTCACCGCCCACCGCACCGAGCAGACCCCGTACCTGCGCGGGCTGATGGGCTTCGGCGCGGTCACGACCATGCACCGCCCGGTCACCGCAGCGGACGTGACGAGCCGGCGGAAGACACCGTGA
- a CDS encoding ribokinase: MYDYDLLVIGSANADLVIGVDRRPGPGETVLGSDLAVHPGGKGANQAVAAARLGARTALLARVGDDAHGRLLLDAQRAAGVDTVGVLVGGAPTGVALITVDPSGDNSIVVSPGANGKLTPGDVRAAGSLFHASRVVSAQLEIPLETVVEAVRNLAPGTRFVLNPSPPRPLPPEVLAACDPLIVNEHEARAILGDAPLGDGPADWARILLARGPRSVVVTLGAQGALVASAQGVALVPAVLVDAVDTTGAGDAFTAALAWRLGQGDALADAAAYASRVGAAAVTKAGAQEAYPTPEEVAAL; this comes from the coding sequence ATGTACGACTACGACCTCCTGGTCATCGGATCGGCCAACGCCGACCTGGTGATCGGGGTCGATCGGCGGCCGGGCCCCGGGGAGACGGTGCTCGGCTCCGACCTGGCCGTCCATCCGGGCGGCAAGGGCGCCAACCAGGCCGTCGCGGCCGCCCGGCTGGGAGCCCGCACGGCGCTGCTGGCCCGGGTCGGCGACGACGCGCACGGACGTCTGCTGCTCGACGCGCAGCGGGCGGCCGGCGTCGACACGGTGGGCGTGCTGGTCGGCGGCGCGCCGACCGGCGTCGCGCTGATCACCGTGGACCCGTCCGGCGACAACAGCATCGTGGTGTCGCCCGGCGCGAACGGGAAGCTCACCCCCGGGGACGTCCGGGCGGCGGGAAGCCTCTTCCACGCCTCCCGGGTGGTGTCGGCGCAGCTGGAGATTCCGCTCGAGACGGTCGTGGAGGCGGTGAGGAACCTGGCGCCGGGCACCCGCTTCGTACTGAACCCGTCGCCGCCCCGTCCCCTGCCGCCGGAGGTGCTCGCGGCCTGCGACCCGCTGATCGTGAACGAGCACGAGGCGAGGGCGATCCTCGGCGACGCACCGCTCGGCGACGGGCCCGCGGACTGGGCGCGGATCCTGCTCGCCCGCGGCCCGCGTTCGGTGGTGGTGACGCTCGGTGCGCAGGGGGCACTGGTGGCGTCGGCGCAGGGCGTGGCCCTGGTGCCCGCTGTGCTGGTGGACGCCGTCGACACCACCGGCGCGGGCGACGCCTTCACCGCGGCGCTGGCCTGGCGGCTGGGGCAGGGCGACGCGCTTGCGGACGCGGCGGCGTACGCGTCGAGGGTCGGGGCCGCGGCGGTGACGAAGGCGGGGGCGCAGGAGGCGTACCCGACCCCGGAGGAAGTCGCCGCGCTGTGA
- a CDS encoding PaaX family transcriptional regulator C-terminal domain-containing protein, producing the protein MRSGPARTEGGADRPGIPTRLVVQALVREDGTVDAGDLYAVAGLLGMSGQQIRLCVRRLVDEGRFTQEGRGRKATLHAVADATGSLAPDAAFVRHAYRQDAGLAPWDGTWHLFAFAVPESRRTARDTLREHLLRLGAASVHSGLYVTANPVAELVEARAEQLGVLATLTRLTTTDLRIGELTDPRALAAALWPLGEIARRHEELAAFARAGLARLDDGPEPSDAERLTAAVELAARFTAAMEPDPLLPPQLLPEPWPGTGARRLAADCWARLRGTPRADGTPALRLFALYADALRPAGS; encoded by the coding sequence GTGAGGAGCGGCCCCGCCCGCACCGAGGGCGGCGCGGACAGGCCGGGCATCCCGACCCGGCTGGTCGTGCAGGCACTGGTCCGCGAGGACGGCACCGTGGACGCGGGCGACTTGTACGCCGTCGCCGGCCTGCTCGGCATGAGCGGCCAGCAGATCAGGCTCTGCGTCAGACGCCTGGTCGACGAAGGCCGGTTCACCCAGGAGGGCCGGGGCCGCAAGGCGACCCTGCACGCCGTGGCCGATGCCACCGGATCCCTGGCACCCGACGCCGCCTTCGTGCGCCACGCGTACCGTCAGGACGCCGGACTGGCACCCTGGGACGGCACCTGGCACCTCTTCGCCTTCGCCGTTCCCGAGTCCCGGCGGACCGCCCGCGACACCCTGCGCGAGCACCTCCTCCGGCTCGGGGCCGCATCCGTCCACAGCGGTCTGTACGTCACCGCCAACCCCGTCGCCGAACTCGTCGAAGCCCGGGCGGAGCAGCTCGGCGTCCTCGCCACGCTGACCCGCCTCACCACCACCGACCTGCGGATCGGCGAGCTGACCGACCCCCGTGCACTGGCCGCCGCGCTGTGGCCGCTCGGCGAGATCGCCCGCCGGCACGAAGAGCTCGCCGCCTTCGCCCGCGCCGGCCTGGCCCGCCTCGACGACGGCCCCGAGCCGTCGGACGCCGAGCGCCTCACCGCGGCCGTCGAACTCGCCGCCCGATTCACCGCGGCGATGGAGCCCGACCCGCTCCTGCCGCCGCAGCTCCTGCCCGAGCCCTGGCCCGGGACGGGCGCCCGCCGCCTGGCCGCGGACTGCTGGGCGCGACTGCGCGGAACGCCGCGGGCGGACGGCACCCCCGCCCTCCGCCTGTTCGCGCTCTACGCCGACGCGTTGCGCCCGGCCGGGAGCTGA
- a CDS encoding ABC transporter permease/substrate-binding protein: MATDTLKSPAGTGGSAGPGGLRRLLLDNGALTALIVLVVALSALSGDFLTADNLLNIGVQAAVTAILAFGVTFVIVSAGIDLSVGSVAALSATVLAWSATSEGVPVALAVVLAVATGTACGLVNGLLVSYGRLPPFIATLAMLSVARGLSLVISQGSPIAFPEPVSRLGDTIGGWLPVPVLVMVALGLITAFVLRRTYLGRSMYAIGGNEEAARLSGLRVGKQKIAVYALSGLFAAAAGIVLASRLSSAQPQAAQGYELDAIAAVVIGGASLAGGTGKASGTLIGALILAVLRNGLNLLSVSAFWQQVVIGVVIALAVLLDTARRKAGATPVVAGAGAGAGGGPGRGRGRGRQAATYLLAAVVATAVVGATSLLHGGPQTAAQQRIGLSLSTLNNPFFVQIRAGAEAEAKRLGVDLTVTDAQNDASQQANQLQNFTSGGLASIVVNPVDSDAAGPAVQAANRAGIPVVGVDRGVSNAKTAALVSSDNVEGGRLGARALAEKLGGEGTIVILQGQAGTSASRERGAGFAEGLKAYPGIRVVARQPADFDRTKGLDVMTNLLQAHPDIDGVFAENDEMALGAARALGSKAGTSVQVVGFDGTPDGLKAVEDGTLYASVAQQPRELGRIAVGNALRAAAGEKVSATVKVPVKVVTGENVAGFGG, encoded by the coding sequence GTGGCCACTGACACCCTCAAGAGCCCCGCGGGCACGGGCGGCTCCGCCGGCCCCGGCGGGCTGCGCCGGCTGCTGCTCGACAACGGGGCGCTCACCGCGCTCATCGTCCTCGTCGTCGCGCTGTCGGCACTGTCCGGCGACTTCCTGACAGCGGACAACCTGCTCAACATCGGCGTCCAGGCGGCCGTCACCGCGATCCTCGCCTTCGGCGTCACCTTCGTCATCGTCTCGGCGGGCATCGACCTGTCGGTCGGCTCGGTCGCCGCCCTGTCCGCCACCGTCCTCGCCTGGAGCGCCACCAGCGAGGGCGTACCGGTCGCCCTGGCGGTGGTCCTGGCCGTGGCCACCGGAACGGCCTGCGGCCTGGTCAACGGCCTCCTCGTCTCGTACGGCAGACTCCCGCCGTTCATCGCGACACTCGCCATGCTGTCCGTGGCGCGCGGGCTCTCCCTCGTCATCTCCCAGGGCTCGCCCATCGCCTTCCCGGAACCGGTCTCACGCCTCGGCGACACCATCGGCGGCTGGCTGCCGGTACCCGTCCTGGTGATGGTCGCCCTGGGGCTGATCACGGCGTTCGTACTGAGACGCACCTACCTCGGGCGGTCCATGTACGCGATCGGCGGCAACGAGGAGGCGGCCCGGCTCTCGGGGCTGCGGGTCGGCAAGCAGAAGATCGCCGTCTACGCCCTGTCCGGGCTGTTCGCCGCCGCCGCGGGCATCGTGCTCGCCTCCCGGCTGTCATCCGCGCAACCGCAGGCCGCCCAGGGCTACGAACTCGACGCCATCGCGGCCGTCGTCATCGGCGGTGCCTCGCTCGCGGGCGGTACCGGCAAGGCGTCCGGGACACTGATCGGTGCGCTGATACTCGCGGTGCTCCGCAACGGCCTCAACCTCCTGTCCGTGTCCGCCTTCTGGCAGCAGGTGGTCATCGGTGTGGTGATCGCGCTGGCCGTGCTGCTCGACACCGCGCGGCGCAAGGCGGGGGCGACTCCGGTGGTCGCCGGTGCCGGTGCCGGTGCCGGCGGCGGCCCCGGCAGGGGCAGGGGCAGGGGCAGGCAGGCGGCCACCTACCTCCTCGCCGCCGTGGTCGCCACCGCGGTCGTGGGGGCCACCTCGCTGCTGCACGGCGGCCCGCAGACGGCCGCACAGCAGCGGATCGGGCTGTCGCTGTCCACGCTCAACAACCCCTTCTTCGTGCAGATCAGGGCGGGCGCGGAGGCCGAGGCGAAGAGGCTCGGAGTCGACCTCACCGTCACCGACGCGCAGAACGACGCATCGCAGCAGGCCAACCAGCTCCAGAACTTCACCAGCGGGGGACTGGCGTCGATCGTCGTCAACCCGGTGGACTCGGACGCGGCCGGCCCGGCGGTCCAGGCCGCCAACCGGGCAGGCATACCCGTCGTCGGCGTCGACCGGGGCGTCAGCAACGCGAAGACGGCGGCACTGGTCTCCTCCGACAACGTCGAGGGCGGCAGGCTGGGCGCCCGGGCACTCGCCGAGAAGCTCGGCGGCGAGGGCACGATCGTCATCCTGCAGGGCCAGGCCGGCACCTCCGCCAGCCGGGAGCGCGGCGCGGGCTTCGCCGAGGGACTGAAGGCCTACCCGGGAATCAGGGTGGTCGCCCGGCAACCCGCCGACTTCGACCGCACCAAGGGCCTCGACGTGATGACGAACCTCCTCCAGGCGCACCCCGACATCGACGGCGTCTTCGCGGAGAACGACGAGATGGCGCTCGGCGCGGCCAGGGCACTGGGCTCGAAGGCCGGTACGTCGGTCCAGGTGGTCGGCTTCGACGGCACTCCGGACGGGCTGAAGGCGGTCGAGGACGGGACACTGTACGCGTCGGTGGCCCAGCAGCCGAGGGAACTCGGCCGGATCGCCGTGGGCAACGCCCTGCGGGCCGCCGCGGGCGAGAAGGTGAGTGCGACGGTGAAGGTACCGGTCAAGGTGGTCACCGGGGAGAACGTGGCCGGTTTCGGCGGCTGA